The nucleotide window GAGCAGCGCGCACTGACCACAGACGCACGCTGGCGCACCTTTGTGCTGTATGCCTATGGCGTGAAAGCGCCGCGCAACGCCGCGCTGTGCCCGCGCACCACGGCGGCCGTGGAGGCCGTCCCGGGTCTGCAGACGGCGATGTTCTCCATCCTGGAGGCCGGCAAAGTTTTGCCGCCGCACCGCGGGCCCTACAAAGGCCTGCTGCGCGTGCACTTGGCGCTGCAGGTGCCCGAGCCGGCCCAGGGCTGCTGGATCGAGGTGGCCGGCCAGCGCCTGCACTGGCGCGAGGGCGAGGTGATGGTGTTCGACGACACCGCCATCCACAGCGCCGCCAACACCACGCGCGGGCGCCGCTGCGTGTTGTTTCTCGACGTGCTGCGGCCGCTGCCGGCGCCGGCCGATCACGTCAACCGCACGCTGATCGCGCTGGTGCGGCGCAGCCCCTTCGGCACGCGCGCCAAGGCGGTGTTCCGGCGCTGGTACGCGGCGCGGGGCATCCAGGCGGATGTCTGAGCGCACACATGATGGCTATTATTTGTATAGCTGCTCGCGCTTGACGTTGTTGACTTGGCGGCGGATTGGCCTGCAAAAACAGCGCGATGCGGCCCTCAGCGCAGGAAGGCGTCATATCCCGTTTTCAGGATCAATGCACCGACGACGGCGATGAACACGCCGCGCACAAAGCTGGCGCCGTGCTTGAGCGCCAGCCGCGTGCCGATCAGGCTGCCAATCACGTTGGCCACCGCCATGGTCAGCCCCACCTTCCACCAGATGTGTCCCTTCATGGCAAACAGTGCCAGCGCCGACAGGTTGGTCGCCACGTTGAGCAGCTTGGCCGAGGCCGACGCGTTGAGAAAGTCATAACCCAGCAGGCGCACGAACAGAAAGATGAAAAAGCTGCCGGTGCCAGGGCCAAAGAAGCCGTCGTACCAGCCGATGCAAAGGCCAATGGCGCAGGCCAGCAGCGTCTCGCGCCCGCGCGGGTGGCGGGGCGCATGCGTGTGCCCCAGGTCCTTCTTCGCCAGCGTGTACAGCAGCACCCCCAGCAGAATGAACGGCAGCAGCCGGCGCAGAAAATCCGGGTTGACCTGCGTCACGTGCCAAGCGCCCACGAAGCCGCCCAGCAGCGCCGCCGCCGCCGCCGGCAGCAACACCGGCCAGCGCATCTGCACGCGGCGGCTGTATTGCACGGTGGCGATGCTCGTGCCCCAGACCGAAGCGCTCTTGTTGGTGCCGAACAGCGTGGCTGGCGCGGCGCCCGGGTAAACGGCGAACAGCGCCGGCACCAGGATCAGCCCGCCCCCGCCCACGATCGAATCAATGCCGCCCGCCAGCAGCGAGGCCAGCAGGACCAAGGGCAGTTCCATGAAGAATATCTCGCGCTATGAGGTTGATAGCTGGCCGCGCAAGTGGGACAAGCGCCAAGGGCCAGAAAGCCCCTCAATTATGCGACGGCCGCAAGCACCGTGCCGGTGCCGTGTGGGCAGAAAAAAGAGCGCCCTTGCGGGGCGCTCTGGGAGTTGGATCGCGATGAAAAAACTTTTGGCGGTTCTGCTGCGTCGCCTTGCGTGGTGGTCTGGGTTGTCTCCTCGGCCCTTCGTGCCGCGGCTCTTGAAGCCGGCGACACTAAGTGAGAACACTGTAACAGCCGAGCCGCTGGTTCTCTATTGGGGCTTGCCCGTACATGAAGAGTGCGTGCAGTGCGGCAAGGTGGATCACGGCGCGGCGGCGGGACGTTACGGCTTCCGCTCGTCTTTGTCGTGCCCCAACTGAGGCAGCATAGAGTCCGCACCCAATTGCAGCAGTCCGCTGCGGCTGTACACCGCCAGCTTGCCGCGCGTGTCGGTGATGTCCAGGTTGCGCATGGTCAGCTGGCCGATGCGGTCGAGCGGGGTGAAGGGCGCGTTGTCCACCTTTTCCATCGACAGGCGCTCGGGCGCGTAGGTGAGGTTGGGCGACTCGGTGTTCAGGATGCTGTAGTCGTTGCCGCGGCGCAGCTCCAGCGTCACCTCGCCGGTGATGGCGGCGGCCACCCAGCGCTGGGCGGTTTCGCGCAGCATGATGGCCTGCGGATCGAACCAGCGGCCCTGGTACAGCAGCCGGCCCAATTTCAGGCCGTTCACGCGGTATTGCTCGATGGTGTCCTCGTTGTGGATGCCCGTCAGCAGCCGCTCGTAGGCGGTGAACAGCAGCGCCATGCCGGGCGCCTCGTAGATGCCGCGGCTCTTGGCCTCGATGATGCGGTTTTCGATCTGGTCGCACATCCCTAAGCCATGGCGCCCGCCGATGCGGTTGGCTTCTAGGAACAATTCGACCGGATCGGCAATTTCCTTGCCATTCAGCGCCACGGGGCGGCCTTCGTCAAAGCGCACGCGCACTTCCTCGGGCGGCACGTCGACCTCGGGCTTCCAGAATGCCACGCCCATGATCGGGTTGACGATGCGGATGCCGCTGGACAGCTCTTCCAGATCCTTCGCCTCGTGCGTGGCGCCCAGCATGTTGGAATCGGTCGAATAGGCCTTTTCGGTCGACATCTTGTAGTCAAAACCGGCCTTCTGCATGAATTCCGACATTTCCTTGCGGCCGCCCAA belongs to Ottowia testudinis and includes:
- a CDS encoding aspartyl/asparaginyl beta-hydroxylase domain-containing protein, which encodes MTVINARIPLVFRLLHRFEAWLGRHSLCGDAPVLDAAQFGWVPALQAQWQAVAAEYHALLARGEPIPPFQAISPEQRALTTDARWRTFVLYAYGVKAPRNAALCPRTTAAVEAVPGLQTAMFSILEAGKVLPPHRGPYKGLLRVHLALQVPEPAQGCWIEVAGQRLHWREGEVMVFDDTAIHSAANTTRGRRCVLFLDVLRPLPAPADHVNRTLIALVRRSPFGTRAKAVFRRWYAARGIQADV
- a CDS encoding TSUP family transporter, yielding MELPLVLLASLLAGGIDSIVGGGGLILVPALFAVYPGAAPATLFGTNKSASVWGTSIATVQYSRRVQMRWPVLLPAAAAALLGGFVGAWHVTQVNPDFLRRLLPFILLGVLLYTLAKKDLGHTHAPRHPRGRETLLACAIGLCIGWYDGFFGPGTGSFFIFLFVRLLGYDFLNASASAKLLNVATNLSALALFAMKGHIWWKVGLTMAVANVIGSLIGTRLALKHGASFVRGVFIAVVGALILKTGYDAFLR
- the argG gene encoding argininosuccinate synthase, whose amino-acid sequence is MSHTILQSLPAGQKVGIAFSGGLDTSAALLWMRQKGAIPYAYTANLGQPDEDDYDAIPRKAMEYGAEVARLVDCRTQLANEGIAALQCGAFHIRTGGATYFNTTPLGRAVTGTMLVNAMKQDDVNIWGDGSTFKGNDIERFYRYGLLANPSLKIYKPWLDQRFIDELGGRKEMSEFMQKAGFDYKMSTEKAYSTDSNMLGATHEAKDLEELSSGIRIVNPIMGVAFWKPEVDVPPEEVRVRFDEGRPVALNGKEIADPVELFLEANRIGGRHGLGMCDQIENRIIEAKSRGIYEAPGMALLFTAYERLLTGIHNEDTIEQYRVNGLKLGRLLYQGRWFDPQAIMLRETAQRWVAAAITGEVTLELRRGNDYSILNTESPNLTYAPERLSMEKVDNAPFTPLDRIGQLTMRNLDITDTRGKLAVYSRSGLLQLGADSMLPQLGHDKDERKP